The Kitasatospora paranensis genome has a window encoding:
- a CDS encoding MMPL family transporter, which produces MPYARRACHALHPPSQNAPPLALLVVWLGLGGAFGSYAGKLAEVSTNDSAAFLPQSAESTEVARLDKAFRSDSTLPVIVVWVSRTGSVGPAQRDAADRALRAATAAPGATGQASPAIPSADGKALQGVVQLRSDLGKDTADSITAIRRIAEQVPQTTVGLAGPAAILADLSGAFAGIDGLLLGVALGVVLVILLAVYRSVLLPLLVILGAVFALGVACAIVYVLAAHHVVRVDGQVQGLLSILVIGAATDYALLLSARFREELQIHGDRFTAMRIAWRQSVEPIAASGLTVALGLLVLLLSDLTNNRALGPVGAIGIVCAVLSALTFLPAALVLLGRAAYWPARPATDGSAPVHGLWRRVAALVGRRPRATWAASLVVLAACAAFAPTLDSGGVPQTELFVKAQPSVAAQRLLSAHFPGGSGNPAVVIASAAQADAVTAAARTVPGVAAVRPFTGGAPTGPAAVVDGRIRLDATLADPADSDAAVDTVRRLRTAVHAVPGADALVGGYTAQQYDTRTTAEHDRTVIIPVVLLCILVVLVLLLRSLLAPVLLAATVALSYLATLGVSAVVFPHVFGFSATDPSVPLYGYVFLVALGVDYNIFLMTRVREEALRHGTREGVLRGLTATGGVITSAGVVLAATFAALGVIPLAFLAQIAFIVAFGVLLDTLLVRSLLVPALVHDLGDRVWWPVRLRAGAAAGADDRPSVRV; this is translated from the coding sequence ATCCCGTACGCCCGAAGGGCCTGCCATGCTCTCCACCCGCCGTCTCAGAATGCTCCTCCCCTGGCCCTCCTCGTGGTCTGGCTCGGCCTCGGCGGCGCCTTCGGCTCGTACGCCGGGAAGCTCGCCGAGGTGTCCACCAACGACAGCGCGGCCTTCCTGCCGCAGAGCGCCGAATCCACCGAGGTCGCCCGCCTCGACAAGGCCTTCCGCTCGGACTCCACGCTGCCCGTGATCGTCGTCTGGGTGAGCCGGACGGGCTCCGTCGGCCCGGCGCAGCGGGACGCCGCCGACCGGGCCCTGCGAGCTGCCACCGCCGCACCGGGCGCCACCGGCCAGGCCTCCCCTGCCATCCCCTCCGCCGACGGCAAGGCCCTGCAGGGCGTCGTCCAGCTCCGCTCCGACCTCGGCAAGGACACCGCGGACAGCATCACGGCGATCCGCCGCATCGCGGAGCAGGTCCCGCAGACCACGGTCGGGCTCGCCGGCCCGGCCGCGATCCTCGCCGACCTCTCCGGCGCCTTCGCCGGCATCGACGGCCTCCTGCTCGGCGTCGCCCTGGGCGTCGTCCTGGTGATCCTGCTCGCCGTCTACCGCAGCGTGCTGCTGCCGCTGCTGGTGATCCTGGGCGCGGTCTTCGCCCTCGGCGTGGCCTGCGCGATCGTGTACGTGCTGGCCGCCCACCACGTGGTGCGCGTCGACGGCCAGGTGCAGGGCCTGCTCTCGATCCTGGTCATCGGTGCCGCGACCGACTACGCGCTGCTGCTCTCCGCCCGGTTCCGGGAGGAGTTGCAGATCCACGGCGACCGCTTCACCGCGATGCGGATCGCCTGGCGGCAGTCGGTCGAGCCGATCGCCGCTTCCGGTCTGACGGTCGCCCTCGGTCTGCTGGTGCTGCTGCTCTCCGACCTGACCAACAACCGGGCGCTGGGCCCCGTCGGCGCGATCGGCATCGTCTGCGCGGTGCTCTCGGCGCTGACCTTCCTGCCCGCCGCGCTCGTCCTGCTCGGCCGGGCCGCCTACTGGCCGGCCCGGCCCGCCACCGACGGCTCGGCTCCGGTGCACGGCCTCTGGCGCCGGGTCGCCGCCCTGGTGGGCCGCCGACCCCGGGCCACCTGGGCGGCGAGCCTGGTGGTGCTGGCCGCGTGCGCTGCCTTCGCCCCCACCCTGGACTCCGGCGGTGTCCCGCAGACCGAGCTCTTCGTCAAGGCGCAGCCCTCGGTGGCCGCACAGCGGCTGCTCTCGGCGCACTTCCCGGGCGGCTCGGGCAACCCCGCGGTCGTGATCGCCTCCGCCGCGCAGGCCGACGCGGTCACCGCGGCCGCCCGCACCGTCCCCGGGGTGGCGGCGGTGCGGCCGTTCACCGGCGGCGCCCCGACCGGACCGGCGGCGGTCGTCGACGGCAGGATCCGGCTCGACGCCACCCTCGCCGACCCGGCGGACAGCGATGCCGCGGTGGACACCGTCCGGCGGCTGCGGACCGCCGTCCACGCCGTCCCCGGCGCGGACGCCCTGGTCGGCGGCTACACCGCCCAGCAGTACGACACCCGGACGACGGCCGAGCACGACCGCACGGTGATCATCCCGGTGGTGCTGCTGTGCATCCTCGTGGTCCTCGTCCTGCTGCTGCGCTCGCTCCTGGCGCCCGTCCTGCTGGCCGCCACCGTCGCGCTGTCGTACCTCGCCACGCTCGGTGTCTCGGCCGTGGTGTTCCCGCACGTGTTCGGTTTCAGCGCCACGGACCCGTCGGTGCCGCTGTACGGCTACGTGTTCCTCGTGGCGCTCGGCGTGGACTACAACATCTTCCTGATGACCCGGGTGCGGGAAGAGGCGCTGCGACACGGGACGCGGGAGGGCGTCCTGCGGGGTCTGACCGCCACCGGCGGCGTGATCACCTCGGCGGGCGTCGTGCTGGCCGCCACCTTCGCGGCGCTGGGCGTGATCCCGCTGGCCTTCCTGGCCCAGATCGCCTTCATCGTGGCGTTCGGCGTCCTGCTCGACACCCTGCTCGTCCGCTCCCTGCTGGTGCCCGCGCTGGTCCACGACCTGGGTGACCGGGTCTGGTGGCCCGTCCGCCTGCGCGCCGGCGCCGCCGCCGGGGCCGACGACCGGCCCTCCGTCCGGGTCTGA